One stretch of Carcharodon carcharias isolate sCarCar2 chromosome 20, sCarCar2.pri, whole genome shotgun sequence DNA includes these proteins:
- the lrfn5a gene encoding leucine-rich repeat and fibronectin type-III domain-containing protein 5, translated as MEKLLFYLLLIGMTVKAQVCPKRCICQNLSPNLATLCAKKGLLFVPSNIDRRTVELRLGDNFITIIKRKDFANMTSLVDLTLSRNTINYVAPQAFADLRNLRALHLNSNRLTQITNDIFSGLSNLHHLVVNNNQLIDISSEAFNDILLSLEELDVSYNNLKSIPWEAVQKMVNLHTFSMDHNMIEQIDEGTFSHLHKLTRLDMTSNKLRKLPPDPLFTRVQILANSGLLNPPSFTLSFGGNPLHCNCELLWLRRLSRDDDLETCASPPHLTGRYFWSIPEEEFICDQPLITRYTHELRVLEGQRATLKCKAIGDPDPSIHWTSPEGKLISNSSRTALYNNGTLDILITTVKDTGTFTCIASNAAGDTTAVVELHIIKLPHLVNSTNHIHEPDPGSSDISTSTKSGSNTSNSVSDTKTKPEKRVAVAETSSSSALIKFNLQHNIPGIRMFQIQYNGSYDDSLVYRMIPSTSKSFLVTNLAAGTQYDLCVLAIYDDGITSLTATRVVGCIQFTTHQDYVRCHFMPSQFLGGTMIIIIGGIIVASVLVFIIILMIRYKVCNNNDPHKMTKVSNVYSQTNGAHLQMCSGILAHSNSKVIMGHEDNTQYHKDPKPQPSDSAVSQDCATTTSIVPPDWTSGVTASQKLKRKAGPKSSVEKPMEAFTNVESSKKKRENTAIIQKPSCAPISLKETPTFRRAQSKSIKYLTLPTETSRAKRRYSLNGDLSEYHCYTHSQKISSLWSKRSMSMNGMLLQLENSDADSGKATFSSSEWIMESTV; from the exons ATGGAAAAACTGCTTTTTTATCTGCTGTTAATTGGTATGACAGTGAAGGCCCAGGTCTGTCCCAAGCGTTGTATCTGTCAGAATCTGTCTCCAAACCTTGCAACTCTTTGTGCCAAAAAAGGACTTCTCTTTGTCCCATCAAACATTGACAGAAGGACAGTGGAGTTACGTTTAGGAGATAATTTCATTACAATCATTAAAAGAAAAGACTTTGCTAACATGACCAGCCTGGTTGACCTTACATTGTCAAGGAATACCATAAATTATGTTGCACCACAAGCATTTGCAGACCTGCGCAATCTGCGGGCCTTACATTTGAACAGCAACAGGCTAACCCAGATCACAAATGACATATTTAGTGGACTTTCAAACCTTCACCATTTAGTAGTCAATAACAATCAACTAATTGACATTTCCTCCGAAGCTTTTAATGATATTTTATTGTCTCTTGAGGAGTTGGATGTATCCTATAATAATTTAAAATCTATCCCCTGGGAAGCAGTTCAGAAGATGGTCAACTTGCATACATTCAGCATGGACCATAACATGATTGAACAAATTGATGAGGGGACCTTCTCCCATCTTCACAAGTTGACTCGATTGGATATGACATCCAATAAATTGCGGAAGCTGCCACCTGACCCTTTATTTACTAGAGTTCAGATACTAGCCAATTCAGGACTCTTGAACCCACCAAGTTTTACATTAAGTTTTGGAGGTAACCCCTTGCATTGCAACTGTGAGTTACTCTGGCTGCGCCGTCTTTCAAGAGATGATGACCTGGAGACCTGTGCCTCACCTCCACATCTAACGGGCCGATACTTTTGGTCAATTCCAGAAGAAGAATTTATCTGTGATCAACCTCTGATTACTCGCTATACACATGAACTCAGAGTTTTAGAAGGTCAACGTGCAACACTGAAGTGCAAAGCCATTGGGGACCCAGACCCTTCTATCCACTGGACCTCACCTGAAGGCAAGCTCATTTCAAATTCGTCGCGGACAGCTTTATATAATAATGGAACCTTAGACATCCTCATAACTACTGTCAAAGATACAGGTACTTTCACCTGCATTGCTTCAAATGCTGCTGGAGATACCACTGCAGTGGTGGAACTTCATATAATCAAACTCCCGCATTTAGTCAACAGTACAAATCACATTCATGAGCCTGATCCTGGCTCTTCAGACATTTCTACATCTACTAAGTCTGGTTCAAACACCAGTAATAGTGTTAGTGACACTAAGACCAAACCAGAAAAGAGGGTGGCAGTTGCTGAAACCTCATCGTCATCTGCACttattaaatttaatttgcaACATAATATCCCTGGTATTCGTATGTTCCAGATTCAGTATAATGGTTCTTATGATGACTCCCTTGTTTACAG AATGATTCCTTCCACAAGCAAAAGTTTCCTTGTTACTAACCTGGCTGCAGGAACACAATATGACTTATGTGTCTTAGCAATCTACGATGACGGTATCACCTCTCTCACAGCTACCAGGGTTGTTGGCTGCATACAATTTACCACACACCAGGATTATGTtcgctgccattttatgccaTCTCAGTTTCTGGGAGGAACCATGATAATTATAATCGGTGGAATTATTGTGGCCTCTGTCTTGGTCTTCATTATCATACTAATGATTAGATACAAGGTGTGCAACAATAATGACCCACACAAGATGACTAAGGTCAGCAATGTCTATTCTCAGACAAATGGAGCTCATTTACAAATGTGTAGTGGAATATTAGCCCACTCAAATTCTAAAGTAATCATGGGGCATGAAGACAACACACAATATCATAAAGATCCCAAACCACAACCATCAGATTCTGCCGTGAGCCAGGACTGTGCTACCACTACCTCCATCGTGCCACCTGACTGGACTTCGGGTGTTACTGCATCTCAAAAGCTGAAAAGAAAGGCTGGGCCAAAGTCAAGTGTCGAAAAACCAATGGAAGCTTTCACCAATGTCGAGTCatccaaaaagaaaagggaaaatactgcaattatacagaagcCCTCTTGTGCTCCAATTTCTCTGAAAGAGACTCCCACTTTTAGACGAGCACAATCAAAGTCCATTAAATATCTTACTCTGCCAACAGAAACGAGCAGAGCTAAGAGGAGATACTCACTCAATGGAGATTTATCAGAGTATCATTGCTATACTCATTCACAAAAGATTAGCAGCCTGTGGTCAAAAAGGAGCATGTCAATGAATGGGATGTTATTACAGTTAGAAAACTCTGATGCTGATAGTGGGAAAGCCACTTTTTCAAGTTCTGAGTGGATAATGGAAAGCACTGTGTGA